In the Terriglobus sp. RCC_193 genome, CCGACACCTTCAAATCGGCCGTCACGTTTGACGACCTTTTGAAGTCTGCTCTGCGGTGGCGTCCAGACCGGATCATTCTGGGCGAGGTGCGTGGCGTAGAAGCGCGAACGCTACTCGATTCTTTGAACACTGGGCATTCCGGTTCGCTCGCTACAATCCACGCGAACACTGCCGAGAAAGCTCTGCATCGCTTCGCCAATCTCGTCATGCGAAGCCATGCCCAATCGACCTTTGCCGACATTGAAGCAGAGATCGCCGATGCGGTCGACTTTGTCGTCCACATCGAGCGTGAACCAGGACGCCGGGTTGTGCGCGAGGCTCTCGCGCTATCCGGCTATGACCGTGACGCCAAACGCTTCCAGATCGAATCCGTTTTCGCAGCTTGAATCACCAATCAAAGGAGAACACCAATGCCACTTATCGAAGTTTCCACCAACCGTCAGATCAGCGCTTCTATCCGGCTGGAAGAAGTCACTGCAACCCAGGTCGATCAATACGCTGCTTTCATCAAGGCTTCGCCTGATGATGTCGTTGACAAAGCCCTTGGCTATGTCTTCTCGAAAGACCGCGACTTCCAGGACTTTCTTCGCACGGATGCTGCTCGCTCAGTTCCGTCTCTTCTGCGTGTTCGTAAGTCTCCGGTTGTACCTGAGCCTTCGACCGCTCCGAAGAAGCCTGTTTCCGTAGCGAAGCCAACAGAGTCCGCGGCGGTTCGGCAGGCATGAACCTCCATCGGAATCTTGCCCGGTACGTGAGCGGTGCTGCGCACCGGGTAAAAGTTGACACTCCACCCCTCCGAGGGTCGTGCAGTGAATCCAAATGGATTCCCTCAGGCCAAGGCAAAGAATCAACTACATAGCCGATCCTTGAATCCAGATGGATTCAAGGTCTGGAGCTCAATAATGGCGATTCTGAGCGATGAAGCAGTCATGAAAGCAGCGGAGAAACAAGCAACGCTTCGAGCCTGCAATGTCTCCGCCCGCCTCACTAAAACTGAGACGGAAAACCTAGACGCTCTCGCTCGGTCGCGCGGCCTTCAGCGCGGGGATTGCATCCGGCAAATTCTCAGAGCTGAGATTGCTCGGGCTCACGCCTCCGCAACTCCAACTCCAGAGCTGTCCGAGATCGTTGGTCTAAGGATGCTTTTGCATAACGTGCTGAAGCCTCTCATCAGCGGTCAGAAGATGACGCCCGAGACATTTGACGCGCTCGCGCAACACGTCAGGCGCGAAAAAGTACAAGCCGCAATCGAACTCTTGATACCGAATGGAGGTCGCTGATGCCGACACAATGGGGACGCAAAGAGACAGTCATCTGGCCGCCGCACTCACCGATCTACACTTACGGTGCGGCCTTTATCGCTCTGGTTCTGACCGGGCTATTTCTCTACATGCGCTTTGCTCTCGGGAACACGCCACTGCAGCGTTTCTACACGCCGATTTATCTGCGGGCGAGTGTAGCGTCAGAATTTGGAGCGAAGAGGCAAGATAAGTATCGGCTCCTCTTCTTGACCGGCGTAGAAGTAACGCCGAAGATGCCCGTCGAAGCGGATGTTCAGGACGGTTTGACGACGGCGCACGCGGAGAAGCCCATCCCTTTAATACCGAGCCAGACAGCTCTTCGTAGTGGCTTTGATGTTCTCTTTCGCGGGCCGGAAACTAGCTTTTCCGATGCGGCATTGCGTGACTATCTGAAGCGCTCAGTCTTTAGCGGCGATGCCTTGAGTTCCATCTACAGCGAACAGCTCTTATTCGGTTTCCTCGCCCTGGCGATCCAGCTCCCGTTCTCCATCCGCAAAGACATCAAACGTCGCCGGCAGATGAAGTACGGACGGCTGCTGAAAGGTCCAGTCATGCTGACGCCGACTCAGTTCAACCAAGAGATCGGCGGCGACGGC is a window encoding:
- a CDS encoding ribbon-helix-helix protein, CopG family, which produces MAILSDEAVMKAAEKQATLRACNVSARLTKTETENLDALARSRGLQRGDCIRQILRAEIARAHASATPTPELSEIVGLRMLLHNVLKPLISGQKMTPETFDALAQHVRREKVQAAIELLIPNGGR